One region of Chanodichthys erythropterus isolate Z2021 chromosome 19, ASM2448905v1, whole genome shotgun sequence genomic DNA includes:
- the snu13b gene encoding SNU13 homolog, small nuclear ribonucleoprotein b (U4/U6.U5), translated as MTEAEVNPKAYPLADSTLSKTILDLVQQASNYKQLRKGANEATKTLNRGISEFIVMAADAEPLEIILHLPLLCEDKNVPYVFVRSKQALGRACGVSRPVIATSVTIKEGSQLKPQIQSVQMAIERLLV; from the exons ATG ACTGAAGCTGAAGTGAATCCTAAAGCCTATCCTCTGGCAGACTCCACGCTCTCCAAAACCATTCTGGACCTGGTGCAGCAGGCTTCCAACTATAAACAGCTGAGAAAAGGGGCCAATGAAG CCACTAAAACTCTTAACCGTGGGATTTCGGAGTTCATTGTCATGGCGGCTGATGCTGAACCTCTAGAGATCATTCTGCACCTGCCGCTGCTGTGTGAGGATAAGAACGTGCCGTATGTGTTTGTGCGCTCTAAACAAGCTCTTGGACGTGCGTGTGGAGTGTCAAGACCTGTCATTGCCACATCAGTCACCATCAAAGAGGGATCGCAGCTGAAACCTCAGATTCAGTCTGTGCAGATGGCTATTGAAAGACTCCTAGTTTGA